Proteins from a genomic interval of Sphingobacterium sp. SYP-B4668:
- a CDS encoding hydroxypyruvate isomerase family protein: MKRSNFLKSAAVLSGALLTNNMLRASENEAKSSESVSNALKGETFKLNYAPHQGMFSTSAGKNFLDEIKYMHDLGFRGLEDNGMPGRSVDEQKKAGELLAKLGMTMGVFVVPKGGNGANTLAAGKQEHVDIFLKGCRESVEIAKRVGAKWVTVVPGDYERRLPIGVQTANVIEGLKRGAEIFEPHGITMVLEPLSDTPDLFLRYTDQTYEICKAVGSPSCKILYDAYHQQKNEGNLINLMNQCWSEIAYVQVGDNPGRNEPTTGEVNYKNVFKWLYNKGYKGIVGMEHGMSKGGKAGEDALLAAYREVDSFAV; encoded by the coding sequence TACTCACTAATAATATGTTACGGGCTTCAGAAAATGAAGCCAAATCGTCAGAAAGTGTCTCGAACGCATTGAAGGGCGAAACTTTTAAATTAAACTATGCTCCACATCAGGGGATGTTTAGTACTTCAGCCGGAAAAAATTTCTTAGATGAAATCAAATATATGCACGATTTGGGGTTTCGCGGTCTGGAAGACAATGGAATGCCTGGTAGGTCGGTAGATGAGCAGAAAAAGGCCGGCGAACTTTTGGCCAAGTTAGGAATGACTATGGGTGTTTTTGTTGTGCCAAAAGGTGGGAATGGTGCCAACACCCTGGCGGCAGGAAAACAAGAGCATGTCGATATCTTCTTGAAAGGCTGTCGTGAATCTGTCGAAATCGCTAAGCGTGTAGGTGCTAAGTGGGTGACAGTAGTACCCGGGGATTATGAAAGACGTCTTCCAATTGGCGTCCAGACAGCCAATGTCATTGAAGGATTGAAGCGTGGTGCTGAAATCTTTGAACCGCATGGCATCACGATGGTGCTCGAACCATTGAGTGACACACCCGACCTGTTTTTGAGATATACCGACCAGACTTATGAAATATGTAAAGCAGTAGGCAGTCCATCATGTAAGATATTATATGATGCTTATCATCAACAAAAAAATGAGGGCAACCTTATTAATTTGATGAACCAATGCTGGAGCGAGATTGCCTATGTACAGGTAGGAGACAATCCTGGCCGTAATGAGCCAACAACAGGAGAAGTCAATTATAAAAATGTATTTAAGTGGCTATACAACAAAGGATATAAAGGTATAGTCGGTATGGAGCATGGTATGTCTAAAGGTGGTAAAGCTGGTGAAGACGCTTTGCTAGCTGCATATCGTGAAGTAGACAGCTTTGCTGTGTAA